One genomic region from Phragmites australis chromosome 1, lpPhrAust1.1, whole genome shotgun sequence encodes:
- the LOC133922337 gene encoding protein translation factor SUI1 homolog, with translation MSDLDVQLPSAFDPFAEASADDSSAGAGSKDYVHVRVQQRNGRKSLTTVQGLKKEYSYNKILKDLKKEFCCNGTVVQDPELGQVIQLQGDQRKNVATFLVQAGIVKKESIKIHGF, from the exons ATGTCTGATCTTGACGTCCAGCTTCCATCTGCTTTTG ATCCGTTTGCAGAGGCAAGTGCTGATGACTCCAGCGCTGGTGCTGGATCAAAGGACTATGTGCATGTGCGCGTACAGCAGCGCAACGGAAGAAAGAGTCTGACAACTGTTCAGGGCTTGAAAAAAGAGTACAGCTATAACAAGATCCTCAAGGATCTCAAAAAGGAATTCTGTTGCAATGGTACTGTAGTCCAGGATCCAGAGCTGGGCCAG GTCATTCAACTTCAAGGTGATCAGCGTAAAAATGTTGCTACTTTCCTAGTCCAG GCTGGAATTGTAAAGAAAGAGAGCATCAAGATTCACGGATTTTAG
- the LOC133922352 gene encoding subtilisin-like protease SBT3.8 encodes MGFYSSSRGLVPSALLLCFCMLLLGVDGGSRRLYIVYLGDVKHGHPNDVIASHHDMLTAVLGSKDDSLASMVHNYKHGFSGFAAMLTKDQAEQLAEFPEVISVQRSRRYTTATTRSWDFLGLNYQMPSELLRGGRYGEDVIIGVIDTGIWPESRSFSDEGYGPVPSRWKGVCQVGEGWGSNNCSRKIIGARFYSAGLDEEDIKIDYLSPRDKNGHGTHTASTAAGSVVEAASFHGLAAGVARGGAPRARIAVYKSLWTSAAGGSVGNTASVLAAIDDAIHDGVDVLSLSLSGVENSFGALHAVQKGISVVYSAGNNGPTPQVVWNTAPWVITVAASKIDRSFPTVITLGNHQEIVGQSLYYGGKNSSINSFKLLAFGGLCTASALNGTDVRGKIVMCSSLRPSWLAPFLTALENVRDGGGSGLIFAEYTTDLIGETADCKGIACVLVDLDTANQIKKYMGDARSPVAKIEPARTVTGEEALTPKVAEFSSRGPSIHYPEVIKPDIAAPGVSILAAERDAYVFKSGTSMAAPHVAGVVALLKALRPNWSPAALKSAIMTTASVTDERGMPILAQGLPQKIADPFDYGGGHINPNRAAEPGLIYDIDPSDYNKFFGCTIKKSVRCNETMLPGYHLNLPSISVPDLRRPTTISRTVTNVGEVDTVYHAAIESPPGVKMDVEPSVLVFNAVNKAITFQVKLSPMWRLQGDYTFGSLTWHNGQKTVRIPIAVRMTIRDFYADVA; translated from the exons ATGGGGTTCTATTCTTCTTCGCGTGGCCTTGTACCTTCGGCTCTACTTCTATGCTTTTGCATGCTGTTACTCGGAGTAGATGGAGGATCTCGAAGG CTTTATATCGTATACCTAGGCGATGTGAAACATGGACACCCGAACGACGTCATCGCGTCGCACCATGATATGCTAACTGCTGTTCTTGGAAG CAAGGACGATTCTTTGGCCTCCATGGTCCACAACTACAAGCATGGTTTCTCAGGCTTCGCAGCAATGCTTACTAAAGACCAAGCTGAACAACTTGCAG AGTTTCCAGAAGTCATCAGTGTCCAACGAAGCAGAAGGTACACGACGGCGACCACTCGAAGCTGGGACTTCCTTGGTCTGAACTACCAGATGCCCAGTGAGCTGCTCCGTGGAGGCAGATATGGAGAGGATGTAATCATCGGGGTTATTGACACCG GTATCTGGCCGGAGTCGAGAAGCTTCAGCGACGAGGGGTACGGGCCGGTGCCGTCACGGTGGAAAGGCGTGTGCCAAGTTGGAGAGGGCTGGGGCAGCAACAACTGCAGCCGCAAGATAATCGGCGCACGGTTCTACAGCGCCGGATTGGACGAGGAGGACATCAAGATCGATTACCTATCGCCCCGGGACAAGAATGGCCACGGCACGCATACGGCGTCCACAGCTGCGGGCTCGGTCGTGGAGGCGGCCAGTTTCCACGGCCTCGCCGCAGGCGTCGCGCGCGGCGGCGCGCCTCGTGCTCGCATTGCCGTGTATAAATCCCTCTGGACGAGTGCCGCCGGCGGAAGTGTCGGCAACACCGCCTCCGTGCTCGCGGCCATCGACGACGCCATCCACGACGGGGTAGACGTTCTGTCGCTCTCCCTAAGCGGTGTGGAGAACTCGTTCGGTGCCCTGCACGCCGTCCAGAAGGGGATCAGCGTCGTGTACTCGGCCGGGAACAACGGGCCCACGCCACAGGTGGTCTGGAACACTGCTCCTTGGGTCATCACCGTCGCGGCAAGCAAGATTGATCGGTCGTTTCCGACCGTGATCACGCTGGGGAACCATCAGGAGATCGTG GGACAGTCCTTGTACTACGGAGGGAAGAACTCATCAATCAACAGTTTCAAACTTCTTGCATTCGGAGGCTT ATGCACTGCGAGTGCTCTGAACGGCACGGACGTGCGAGGGAAAATTGTGATGTGTTCATCTCTCCGCCCGTCATGGCTTGCGCCTTTCCTGACCGCGTTGGAAAACGTCCGGGATGGCGGAGGTTCCGGTCTCATCTTTGCTGAATATACCACGGACCTTATCGGTGAAACTGCTGATTGCAAAGGCATTGCGTGTGTTCTTGTGGACTTGGACACTGCCAACCAGATCAAGAAATACATGGGCGACGCAAG GTCTCCTGTTGCAAAGATTGAACCAGCACGCACAGTGACAGGTGAAGAGGCACTGACCCCAAAAGTGGCAGAATTCTCCTCACGAGGTCCATCCATCCACTACCCTGAAGTAATCAAG CCTGACATAGCTGCACCAGGAGTCAGCATCTTAGCAGCAGAACGAGATGCATATGTATTTAAATCAGGGACATCTATGGCAGCACCACACGTAGCAGGTGTCGTCGCGCTGCTGAAAGCCCTGCGCCCAAATTGGTCCCCAGCTGCACTAAAATCAGCAATCATGACCACTG CGTCCGTAACTGATGAGCGCGGCATGCCGATACTTGCACAAGGATTGCCTCAAAAGATCGCCGACCCATTCGACTATGGAGGGGGGCACATAAACCCTAACAGGGCAGCTGAGCCTGGCCTGATTTACGACATTGATCCAAGTGATTACAACAAGTTCTTCGGGTGCACCATCAAGAAATCCGTGCGGTGCAATGAAACAATGTTACCTGGATATCACCTGAACTTGCCGTCCATCTCTGTTCCAGATCTGAGACGTCCCACTACCATATCGAGAACTGTTACAAATGTAGGCGAGGTAGATACAGTTTACCATGCTGCAATCGAAAGCCCGCCTGGAGTCAAAATGGACGTTGAGCCGTCAGTTCTTGTGTTCAATGCTGTAAATAAAGCTATCACATTTCAGGTGAAGTTATCGCCTATGTGGAGGTTACAAGGGGACTACACGTTTGGAAGCCTTACTTGGCACAATGGCCAAAAGACAGTGCGGATTCCAATTGCAGTCCGGATGACGATTCGTGATTTCTATGCAGATGTCGCGTAA
- the LOC133885316 gene encoding uncharacterized protein LOC133885316, whose translation MSWRSTRSAPCTPYVQKGITVVYATRNLGPWPQVVRNIAPLVITKLVRQRREEERDHSPRVADRVLSQKPSIRIRKMRRVLPLCALLLVVLLCAASLADVTEARRGGRGSRGTYIGGAGGARGNHSGGPRGLSGGTWTACVGSSLLAAAGMLL comes from the exons ATGTCATGGAGGTCAACTCGTTCGGCGCCCTGCACGCCGTACGTCCAGAAGGGGATCACCGTCGTGTACGCCACGAGGAACCTTGGGCCTTGGCCGCAGGTGGTCCGGAACATTGCTCCTTTGGTCATCACCAAG TTGGTTCGACAACgaagggaagaagaaagagatcACTCACCACGAGTCGCCGACCGAGTGCTTAGCCAGAAGCCATCCATCAGGATTCGGAAGATGAGGCGGGTCCTGCCACTGTgcgcgctcctcctcgtcgtgctCCTCTGCGCGGCGAGCCTCGCGGACGTCACGGAGGCGAGGCGCGGAGGCAGAGGGAGCCGCGGCACCTACATCGGCGGCGCAGGCGGAGCCAGAGGAAACCACAGCGGCGGCCCCCGCGGCCTCAGCGGCGGCACCTGGACGGCGTGCGTCGGCTCCTCGCTGCTGGCCGCGGCGGGCATGCTCTTGTAG